Proteins encoded by one window of Pseudorca crassidens isolate mPseCra1 chromosome 3, mPseCra1.hap1, whole genome shotgun sequence:
- the LOC137221796 gene encoding protocadherin gamma-A4 isoform X21, translated as MAASPYCPDCSRLIGICVLLGALWEIRAEHILYSVPEELENGSFVGNIAKDLGLETRELAERGVRIVSRGRTQLFALNLRSGSLVTAGRIDREELCDRSPKCVVNLEILLEDNVKIFGVEVEIIDVNDNAPNFGAEQREIKVAENENPGTRFPLPEAFDPDIGINSLQGYQLSSNGHFSLDVQRGADGIKYPELVLERALDREEEAVHHLVLTAFDGGDRVHSGTARIHVTLVDTNDNAPVFTQPEYHVSVQENVPVGSRLLTVKATDTDEGANGEVTYSFRKVRDKISQLFHLNSLTGDITILGDLDYEDSGFYDIDVEAHDGPGLRARSKVLVTILDVNDNAPEVTVTSLTSSIQETSSPGTVIALFNVHDSDSGENGLVTCSIPDNLPFTLEKTFGNYHRLLTHRTLDREEVSEYNITVTATDHGTPPLSTETHISLNVADVNDNPPAFPQASYLAYIPENNPRGASIFSVTAHDPDSNENSMVTYSLAEDKLQGAPLSSYVSINSDTGVLYALRSFDYEQVRDLQLLVTASDSGDPPLSSNVSLSIFVLDQNDNTPEILYPALPTDGSTGVELAPRSAEPGYLVTKVVAVDRDSGQNAWLSYRLLKASEPGLFAVGLHTGEVRTARALLDRDALKQSLVVAVQDHGQPPLSATVTLTVVVADSIPDVLTDLGSLKPSADPNDSGLTLYLVVAVAAVSCVFLAFIIVLLALRLRRWHMSHLLQASGSRLASVPDSHFVGVDGVRAFLQTYSHEVSLTADSRGSHVIFPQPNYADTLISQESCEKSGPLLISQDLPERKGEPSLQQVTRASLVVQWLRIRLPMQETRV; from the exons ATGGCGGCTTCTCCTTATTGCCCAGACTGCAGCCGGCTGATCGGGATCTGCGTTCTCTTGGGGGCCCTGTGGGAAATCCGGGCCGAACATATCCTCTACTCGGTGCCTGAGGAGCTGGAGAACGGCTCCTTCGTGGGCAACATCGCCAAGGACCTGGGGCTGGAGACCCGGGAGCTGGCGGAGCGCGGAGTCCGCATCGTCTCCAGAGGTAGGACGCAGCTTTTTGCTCTGAACCTGCGAAGCGGCAGCTTGGTCACTGCGGGCAGGATAGACCGGGAGGAGCTCTGTGACAGATCTCCAAAGTGTGTAGTAAACCTGGAGATTCTCCTAGAGGACAACGTGAAGATTTTTGGAGTAGAAGTGGAAATAATCGATGTTAATGATAACGCGCCCAACTTTGGGGCAgagcaaagggaaataaaagtagCTGAAAATGAAAATCCTGGGACAAGATTTCCTCTTCCTGAAGCTTTTGATCCGGATATAGGGATAAACTCTCTGCAGGGTTACCAGCTCAGCTCGAATGGTCACTTCTCCCTGGATGTGCAAAGAGGAGCTGATGGGATTAAGTACCCTGAGCTCGTGCTGGAGCGCGCCCTGGACCGCGAGGAAGAGGCGGTTCACCATCTCGTTCTCACCGCCTTCGACGGAGGCGACCGGGTTCACTCTGGCACTGCCAGGATTCATGTAACACTTGTGGATACCAACGACAATGCCCCAGTATTCACTCAGCCCGAGTACCATGTGAGTGTGCAGGAGAACGTGCCGGTGGGCTCCAGGCTACTCACAGTAAAAGCCACTGATACAGATGAAGGAGCCAATGGAGAAGTCACATATTCTTTCCGGAAAGTAAGAGATAAAATATCCCAGCTATTCCACTTGAATTCTCTGACTGGGGACATAACAATATTGGGGGATCTGGATTATGAGGACTCTGGGTTCTATGATATAGATGTAGAAGCCCATGATGGGCCTGGTCTCCGAGCCAGAAGTAAGGTACTGGTGACAATTCTGGATGTAAATGACAATGCCCCAGAAGTCACAGTTACATCTCTCACCAGCTCTATTCAAGAAACTTCTTCCCCAGGCACAGTAATTGCACTTTTCAATGTGCATGACAGTGATTCAGGAGAGAATGGCCTTGTCACATGTTCTATTCCAGATAATCTGCCATTCACACTTGAAAAGACCTTTGGAAATTATCATCGGTTGTTGACACACAGGACTCTGGATAGGGAAGAAGTCTCAGAATATAACATCACTGTAACTGCCACTGACCACGGAACTCCACCATTGTCTACAGAAACACACATCTCACTGAATGTGGCAGACGTCAATGACAACCCACCTGCCTTCCCTCAAGCTTCCTACTTGGCCTACATTCCAGAAAACAATCCTAGGGGAGCTTCTATCTTCTCTGTGACCGCCCACGACCCTGACAGTAACGAGAACTCAATGGTCACTTACTCTCTGGCTGAGGACAAGCTGCAGGGGGCGCCTCTCTCCTCCTATGTCTCTATCAACTCTGACACAGGTGTATTGTATGCTCTGCGCTCCTTTGACTATGAACAGGTTAGAGACCTGCAGCTACTTGTGACAGCCAGCGACAGCGGGGACCCTCCACTCAGCAGCAACGTGTCTCTGAGCATATTCGTGCTGGACCAGAACGACAACACACCTGAGATTCTGTACCCCGCCCTCCCCACCGACGGTTCCACGGGTGTGGAGCTGGCACCCCGCTCCGCAGAGCCTGGCTACCTGGTGACCAAGGTGGTGGCTGTGGACAGAGACTCGGGCCAGAACGCCTGGCTGTCCTACCGCCTGCTCAAGGCCAGCGAGCCGGGGCTCTTCGCGGTGGGGCTGCACACGGGCGAGGTGCGCACAGCGCGGGCCCTGCTGGACAGAGACGCGCTCAAGCAGAGCCTGGTGGTGGCGGTCCAGGACCACGGCCAGCCCCCTCTCTCCGCCACAGTCACACTCACGGTGGTCGTGGCTGACAGCATCCCAGACGTCCTGACTGACTTAGGCAGCCTGAAGCCCTCAGCGGACCCTAATGACTCGGGCCTCACGCTGTACCTAGTGGTGGCGGTGGCCGCCGTCTCCTGCGTCTTCCTCGCATTTATCATCGTGCTGCTGGCGCTCAGACTGCGGCGCTGGCACATGTCGCATCTGCTCCAGGCTTCAGGCAGCAGGTTGGCCAGCGTGCCCGACTCTCACTTTGTGGGTGTGGACGGGGTGCGGGCTTTCCTGCAGACCTATTCCCACGAGGTCTCGCTCACCGCGGACTCGCGGGGGAGTCACGTGATCTTCCCGCAGCCCAACTACGCGGACACGCTCATCAGCCAGGAGAGCTGTGAGAAAAGTGGGCCTCTCCTGATATCTCAAGATTTAcctgaaagaaaaggagaacCCAGTCTTCAACAG gtgaccagggcttccctggtggtgcaatggttaagaatccgcctgccaatgcaggagacacgggtttga
- the LOC137221796 gene encoding protocadherin gamma-A4 isoform X24 has protein sequence MAASPYCPDCSRLIGICVLLGALWEIRAEHILYSVPEELENGSFVGNIAKDLGLETRELAERGVRIVSRGRTQLFALNLRSGSLVTAGRIDREELCDRSPKCVVNLEILLEDNVKIFGVEVEIIDVNDNAPNFGAEQREIKVAENENPGTRFPLPEAFDPDIGINSLQGYQLSSNGHFSLDVQRGADGIKYPELVLERALDREEEAVHHLVLTAFDGGDRVHSGTARIHVTLVDTNDNAPVFTQPEYHVSVQENVPVGSRLLTVKATDTDEGANGEVTYSFRKVRDKISQLFHLNSLTGDITILGDLDYEDSGFYDIDVEAHDGPGLRARSKVLVTILDVNDNAPEVTVTSLTSSIQETSSPGTVIALFNVHDSDSGENGLVTCSIPDNLPFTLEKTFGNYHRLLTHRTLDREEVSEYNITVTATDHGTPPLSTETHISLNVADVNDNPPAFPQASYLAYIPENNPRGASIFSVTAHDPDSNENSMVTYSLAEDKLQGAPLSSYVSINSDTGVLYALRSFDYEQVRDLQLLVTASDSGDPPLSSNVSLSIFVLDQNDNTPEILYPALPTDGSTGVELAPRSAEPGYLVTKVVAVDRDSGQNAWLSYRLLKASEPGLFAVGLHTGEVRTARALLDRDALKQSLVVAVQDHGQPPLSATVTLTVVVADSIPDVLTDLGSLKPSADPNDSGLTLYLVVAVAAVSCVFLAFIIVLLALRLRRWHMSHLLQASGSRLASVPDSHFVGVDGVRAFLQTYSHEVSLTADSRGSHVIFPQPNYADTLISQESCEKSGPLLISQDLPERKGEPSLQQETRV, from the exons ATGGCGGCTTCTCCTTATTGCCCAGACTGCAGCCGGCTGATCGGGATCTGCGTTCTCTTGGGGGCCCTGTGGGAAATCCGGGCCGAACATATCCTCTACTCGGTGCCTGAGGAGCTGGAGAACGGCTCCTTCGTGGGCAACATCGCCAAGGACCTGGGGCTGGAGACCCGGGAGCTGGCGGAGCGCGGAGTCCGCATCGTCTCCAGAGGTAGGACGCAGCTTTTTGCTCTGAACCTGCGAAGCGGCAGCTTGGTCACTGCGGGCAGGATAGACCGGGAGGAGCTCTGTGACAGATCTCCAAAGTGTGTAGTAAACCTGGAGATTCTCCTAGAGGACAACGTGAAGATTTTTGGAGTAGAAGTGGAAATAATCGATGTTAATGATAACGCGCCCAACTTTGGGGCAgagcaaagggaaataaaagtagCTGAAAATGAAAATCCTGGGACAAGATTTCCTCTTCCTGAAGCTTTTGATCCGGATATAGGGATAAACTCTCTGCAGGGTTACCAGCTCAGCTCGAATGGTCACTTCTCCCTGGATGTGCAAAGAGGAGCTGATGGGATTAAGTACCCTGAGCTCGTGCTGGAGCGCGCCCTGGACCGCGAGGAAGAGGCGGTTCACCATCTCGTTCTCACCGCCTTCGACGGAGGCGACCGGGTTCACTCTGGCACTGCCAGGATTCATGTAACACTTGTGGATACCAACGACAATGCCCCAGTATTCACTCAGCCCGAGTACCATGTGAGTGTGCAGGAGAACGTGCCGGTGGGCTCCAGGCTACTCACAGTAAAAGCCACTGATACAGATGAAGGAGCCAATGGAGAAGTCACATATTCTTTCCGGAAAGTAAGAGATAAAATATCCCAGCTATTCCACTTGAATTCTCTGACTGGGGACATAACAATATTGGGGGATCTGGATTATGAGGACTCTGGGTTCTATGATATAGATGTAGAAGCCCATGATGGGCCTGGTCTCCGAGCCAGAAGTAAGGTACTGGTGACAATTCTGGATGTAAATGACAATGCCCCAGAAGTCACAGTTACATCTCTCACCAGCTCTATTCAAGAAACTTCTTCCCCAGGCACAGTAATTGCACTTTTCAATGTGCATGACAGTGATTCAGGAGAGAATGGCCTTGTCACATGTTCTATTCCAGATAATCTGCCATTCACACTTGAAAAGACCTTTGGAAATTATCATCGGTTGTTGACACACAGGACTCTGGATAGGGAAGAAGTCTCAGAATATAACATCACTGTAACTGCCACTGACCACGGAACTCCACCATTGTCTACAGAAACACACATCTCACTGAATGTGGCAGACGTCAATGACAACCCACCTGCCTTCCCTCAAGCTTCCTACTTGGCCTACATTCCAGAAAACAATCCTAGGGGAGCTTCTATCTTCTCTGTGACCGCCCACGACCCTGACAGTAACGAGAACTCAATGGTCACTTACTCTCTGGCTGAGGACAAGCTGCAGGGGGCGCCTCTCTCCTCCTATGTCTCTATCAACTCTGACACAGGTGTATTGTATGCTCTGCGCTCCTTTGACTATGAACAGGTTAGAGACCTGCAGCTACTTGTGACAGCCAGCGACAGCGGGGACCCTCCACTCAGCAGCAACGTGTCTCTGAGCATATTCGTGCTGGACCAGAACGACAACACACCTGAGATTCTGTACCCCGCCCTCCCCACCGACGGTTCCACGGGTGTGGAGCTGGCACCCCGCTCCGCAGAGCCTGGCTACCTGGTGACCAAGGTGGTGGCTGTGGACAGAGACTCGGGCCAGAACGCCTGGCTGTCCTACCGCCTGCTCAAGGCCAGCGAGCCGGGGCTCTTCGCGGTGGGGCTGCACACGGGCGAGGTGCGCACAGCGCGGGCCCTGCTGGACAGAGACGCGCTCAAGCAGAGCCTGGTGGTGGCGGTCCAGGACCACGGCCAGCCCCCTCTCTCCGCCACAGTCACACTCACGGTGGTCGTGGCTGACAGCATCCCAGACGTCCTGACTGACTTAGGCAGCCTGAAGCCCTCAGCGGACCCTAATGACTCGGGCCTCACGCTGTACCTAGTGGTGGCGGTGGCCGCCGTCTCCTGCGTCTTCCTCGCATTTATCATCGTGCTGCTGGCGCTCAGACTGCGGCGCTGGCACATGTCGCATCTGCTCCAGGCTTCAGGCAGCAGGTTGGCCAGCGTGCCCGACTCTCACTTTGTGGGTGTGGACGGGGTGCGGGCTTTCCTGCAGACCTATTCCCACGAGGTCTCGCTCACCGCGGACTCGCGGGGGAGTCACGTGATCTTCCCGCAGCCCAACTACGCGGACACGCTCATCAGCCAGGAGAGCTGTGAGAAAAGTGGGCCTCTCCTGATATCTCAAGATTTAcctgaaagaaaaggagaacCCAGTCTTCAACAG gagacacgggtttga
- the LOC137221796 gene encoding protocadherin gamma-B2 isoform X28, which produces MRPSAERSGRARWRQVLLPFLLSLFRGALPDQIRYSIPEELAKNSVVGNLAKDLGLSVRDLPARKLRVTAEKEYFIVNPESGDLLVSDRIDREQICGKKPLCILDFDTVAENPLNIFHVSVIVQDINDNTPLFKQSKIDLKIVESTKPGKTFPLDPALDLDAGPNSLQRYNLNENEHFDLTEKQTPDGRKYPELILKHSLDREEQNFHHLVLTAVDGGDPPQSGTTQIQIQVTDANDNPPVFSQDVYRVSLQEGVPPGFLVLQLTATDQDEGVNAEIIYSFHNVDEQVERFFNLDRRTGEITTKDDFDFEIASSYTLTIEAKDPGDLAAHCSVQVEILDENDCAPEVIVTSIFTPLPEDSPPGTVIALIKTRDRDSGENGEVYCQILGKTEFILKSYSKNYYKLVTDRTLDREEIPEYNVTIMATDRGKQPLSSSISITLRLADVNDNAPVFHQASYVVHVAENNPPGASIAQVSASDPDLGPNGHVSYSIVASDLEPRALSSYVSVSAQSGVVFAQRAFDHEQLRAFELTLQARDHGSPALSTNVSLRVLVGDRNDNAPRVLYPALGPDGSALFDTVPRAAQPGYLVTKVVAVDADSGHNAWLSYHVLQASEPGLFSVGLRTGEVRTARALGDRDAARQRLLVAVRDGGQPPLSATATLLLVFADSLQEALPDLSDHSEPTDPQAELQFYLVVALALISVLFLLAVILAVALHLRHSSSPAAWGCFQPGVCVKSGPMVPPNYSEGTLPYSYNLCVASQSAKAEFNFLSVTPEMAPPQDLLCEDASWVPSSNHGDPGVPFASGTILK; this is translated from the coding sequence ATGAGGCCGAGCGCAGAGAGGAGCGGCCGAGCGCGGTGGCGGCAGGTACTGTTGCCCTTCCTGCTGTCTTTGTTCCGCGGGGCTCTCCCAGACCAAATTCGCTACTCAATTCCCGAGGAGCTGGCCAAGAACTCGGTGGTAGGAAACCTCGCCAAGGATCTGGGGCTCAGTGTCCGGGACTTGCCGGCCCGGAAGTTGCGGGTTACCGCGGAGAAGGAATATTTTATTGTAAACCCTGAGAGCGGGGACTTACTTGTGAGTGATAGAATAGACCGAGAGCAGATTTGTGGGAAGAAGCCTCTGTGCATTCTGGATTTCGATACTGTCGCTGAAAACCCACTAAATATTTTCCATGTATCAGTAATAGTACAGGATATAAATGACAACACTCCGCTATTCAAACAGAGTAAGATTGACTTAAAAATTGTAGAATCCACTAAGCCAGGTAAAACATTTCCACTAGACCCGGCGCTGGATTTGGATGCTGGTCCTAATTCACTGCAAAGATACAACCTTAATGAAAATGAGCACTTTGATCTCACAGAGAAACAGACTCCAGATGGACGTAAATATCCTGAGTTGATTCTGAAACATTCTCTGGACAGAGAAGAGCAGAATTTTCATCATCTGGTCCTGACAGCTGTAGACGGTGGGGACCCACCCCAAAGTGGCACCACCCAGATCCAAATCCAAGTCACAGATGCCAACGATAATCCCCCAGTGTTCAGCCAGGACGTGTACAGGGTCAGCCTGCAAGAGGGTGTGCCCCCTGGCTTCTTAGTGCTTCAACTGACAGCCACCGACCAGGACGAGGGCGTCAACGCAGAGATCATCTACTCCTTTCATAATGTGGATGAACAAGTGGAACGATTTTTTAACTTAGACAGAAGAACAGGAGAAATCACGACAAAGGatgattttgattttgaaatcGCTAGTAGTTACACTCTCACTATAGAAGCGAAAGATCCTGGAGATCTAGCAGCCCATTGCAGTGTCCAAGTCGAAATTCTCGATGAGAATGATTGTGCACCAGAAGTGATTGTGACTTCAATATTTACTCCCCTACCAGAGGATTCACCACCAGGAACAGTGATCGCCTTGATAAAAACAAGAGATAGAGACTCtggagaaaatggagaagtttACTGCCAAATCTTGGGAAAGACCGAGTTTATATTGAAATCTTACTCGAAGAACTATTACAAGCTAGTGACAGACAGGACCCTGGACCGGGAGGAGATCCCAGAATACAACGTCACTATAATGGCCACCGACAGAGGCAAGCAGCCCCTCTCCTCTAGTATAAGCATCACTCTGCGCCTCGCAGATGTCAACGACAACGCTCCAGTTTTCCACCAGGCCTCCTACGTGGTCCACGTGGCAGAAAACAACCCGCCTGGAGCCTCCATCGCCCAAGTTAGCGCTTCAGATCCAGACTTGGGGCCCAACGGCCACGTCTCCTACTCCATCGTGGCCAGCGACCTGGAGCCGCGCGCGCTGTCGTCCTACGTGTCCGTGAGCGCACAGAGCGGCGTGGTGTTCGCGCAGCGCGCCTTCGACCACGAGCAGCTGCGCGCCTTCGAGCTGACGCTGCAGGCCCGCGACCACGGCTCGCCCGCGCTCAGCACCAACGTGAGCCTGCGCGTGCTGGTGGGCGACCGCAACGACAACGCGCCCAGGGTGCTGTACCCGGCGCTGGGGCCCGACGGTTCGGCGCTCTTCGACACGGTGCCGCGCGCCGCGCAGCCCGGCTACCTGGTCACCAAGGTGGTGGCGGTGGACGCCGACTCTGGACACAACGCCTGGCTGTCCTACCACGTGCTGCAGGCCAGCGAGCCCGGACTCTTCAGCGTGGGGCTGCGCACGGGCGAGGTGCGCACGGCGCGGGCCCTGGGCGACAGGGACGCGGCCCGCCAGCGCCTGCTGGTTGCTGTGCGCGATGGGGGACAGCCGCCCCTCTCGGCCACCGCCACGCTGCTCCTGGTTTTCGCGGACAGCCTGCAAGAGGCGCTGCCGGACCTCAGTGACCACTCTGAGCCCACTGACCCCCAAGCTGAGCTGCAGTTTTACTTGGTGGTGGCCTTGGCCTTGATCTCAGTGCTCTTCCTCCTGGCAGTGATTCTGGCGGTCGCCCTACACCTTCGACACTCCTCCAGCCCCGCTGCCTGGGGCTGCTTTCAGCCTGGTGTCTGTGTCAAGTCTGGACCCATGGTTCCCCCCAACTACAGTGAGGGAACATTGCCCTATTCCTACAATCTGTGTGTTGCCTCACAATCAGCTAAGGCAGAATTTAATTTTCTCAGCGTCACCCCAGAAATGGCTCCCCCTCAGGATCTCCTCTGCGAAGATGCCTCTTGGGTGCCAAGTAGTAATCACGGAGATCCTGGGGTCCCATTTGCCTCAGGTACTATTTTAAAG
- the LOC137221796 gene encoding protocadherin gamma-B2 isoform X23 — MRPSAERSGRARWRQVLLPFLLSLFRGALPDQIRYSIPEELAKNSVVGNLAKDLGLSVRDLPARKLRVTAEKEYFIVNPESGDLLVSDRIDREQICGKKPLCILDFDTVAENPLNIFHVSVIVQDINDNTPLFKQSKIDLKIVESTKPGKTFPLDPALDLDAGPNSLQRYNLNENEHFDLTEKQTPDGRKYPELILKHSLDREEQNFHHLVLTAVDGGDPPQSGTTQIQIQVTDANDNPPVFSQDVYRVSLQEGVPPGFLVLQLTATDQDEGVNAEIIYSFHNVDEQVERFFNLDRRTGEITTKDDFDFEIASSYTLTIEAKDPGDLAAHCSVQVEILDENDCAPEVIVTSIFTPLPEDSPPGTVIALIKTRDRDSGENGEVYCQILGKTEFILKSYSKNYYKLVTDRTLDREEIPEYNVTIMATDRGKQPLSSSISITLRLADVNDNAPVFHQASYVVHVAENNPPGASIAQVSASDPDLGPNGHVSYSIVASDLEPRALSSYVSVSAQSGVVFAQRAFDHEQLRAFELTLQARDHGSPALSTNVSLRVLVGDRNDNAPRVLYPALGPDGSALFDTVPRAAQPGYLVTKVVAVDADSGHNAWLSYHVLQASEPGLFSVGLRTGEVRTARALGDRDAARQRLLVAVRDGGQPPLSATATLLLVFADSLQEALPDLSDHSEPTDPQAELQFYLVVALALISVLFLLAVILAVALHLRHSSSPAAWGCFQPGVCVKSGPMVPPNYSEGTLPYSYNLCVASQSAKAEFNFLSVTPEMAPPQDLLCEDASWVPSSNHGDPGVPFASGTILKNWCSNWLGL; from the exons ATGAGGCCGAGCGCAGAGAGGAGCGGCCGAGCGCGGTGGCGGCAGGTACTGTTGCCCTTCCTGCTGTCTTTGTTCCGCGGGGCTCTCCCAGACCAAATTCGCTACTCAATTCCCGAGGAGCTGGCCAAGAACTCGGTGGTAGGAAACCTCGCCAAGGATCTGGGGCTCAGTGTCCGGGACTTGCCGGCCCGGAAGTTGCGGGTTACCGCGGAGAAGGAATATTTTATTGTAAACCCTGAGAGCGGGGACTTACTTGTGAGTGATAGAATAGACCGAGAGCAGATTTGTGGGAAGAAGCCTCTGTGCATTCTGGATTTCGATACTGTCGCTGAAAACCCACTAAATATTTTCCATGTATCAGTAATAGTACAGGATATAAATGACAACACTCCGCTATTCAAACAGAGTAAGATTGACTTAAAAATTGTAGAATCCACTAAGCCAGGTAAAACATTTCCACTAGACCCGGCGCTGGATTTGGATGCTGGTCCTAATTCACTGCAAAGATACAACCTTAATGAAAATGAGCACTTTGATCTCACAGAGAAACAGACTCCAGATGGACGTAAATATCCTGAGTTGATTCTGAAACATTCTCTGGACAGAGAAGAGCAGAATTTTCATCATCTGGTCCTGACAGCTGTAGACGGTGGGGACCCACCCCAAAGTGGCACCACCCAGATCCAAATCCAAGTCACAGATGCCAACGATAATCCCCCAGTGTTCAGCCAGGACGTGTACAGGGTCAGCCTGCAAGAGGGTGTGCCCCCTGGCTTCTTAGTGCTTCAACTGACAGCCACCGACCAGGACGAGGGCGTCAACGCAGAGATCATCTACTCCTTTCATAATGTGGATGAACAAGTGGAACGATTTTTTAACTTAGACAGAAGAACAGGAGAAATCACGACAAAGGatgattttgattttgaaatcGCTAGTAGTTACACTCTCACTATAGAAGCGAAAGATCCTGGAGATCTAGCAGCCCATTGCAGTGTCCAAGTCGAAATTCTCGATGAGAATGATTGTGCACCAGAAGTGATTGTGACTTCAATATTTACTCCCCTACCAGAGGATTCACCACCAGGAACAGTGATCGCCTTGATAAAAACAAGAGATAGAGACTCtggagaaaatggagaagtttACTGCCAAATCTTGGGAAAGACCGAGTTTATATTGAAATCTTACTCGAAGAACTATTACAAGCTAGTGACAGACAGGACCCTGGACCGGGAGGAGATCCCAGAATACAACGTCACTATAATGGCCACCGACAGAGGCAAGCAGCCCCTCTCCTCTAGTATAAGCATCACTCTGCGCCTCGCAGATGTCAACGACAACGCTCCAGTTTTCCACCAGGCCTCCTACGTGGTCCACGTGGCAGAAAACAACCCGCCTGGAGCCTCCATCGCCCAAGTTAGCGCTTCAGATCCAGACTTGGGGCCCAACGGCCACGTCTCCTACTCCATCGTGGCCAGCGACCTGGAGCCGCGCGCGCTGTCGTCCTACGTGTCCGTGAGCGCACAGAGCGGCGTGGTGTTCGCGCAGCGCGCCTTCGACCACGAGCAGCTGCGCGCCTTCGAGCTGACGCTGCAGGCCCGCGACCACGGCTCGCCCGCGCTCAGCACCAACGTGAGCCTGCGCGTGCTGGTGGGCGACCGCAACGACAACGCGCCCAGGGTGCTGTACCCGGCGCTGGGGCCCGACGGTTCGGCGCTCTTCGACACGGTGCCGCGCGCCGCGCAGCCCGGCTACCTGGTCACCAAGGTGGTGGCGGTGGACGCCGACTCTGGACACAACGCCTGGCTGTCCTACCACGTGCTGCAGGCCAGCGAGCCCGGACTCTTCAGCGTGGGGCTGCGCACGGGCGAGGTGCGCACGGCGCGGGCCCTGGGCGACAGGGACGCGGCCCGCCAGCGCCTGCTGGTTGCTGTGCGCGATGGGGGACAGCCGCCCCTCTCGGCCACCGCCACGCTGCTCCTGGTTTTCGCGGACAGCCTGCAAGAGGCGCTGCCGGACCTCAGTGACCACTCTGAGCCCACTGACCCCCAAGCTGAGCTGCAGTTTTACTTGGTGGTGGCCTTGGCCTTGATCTCAGTGCTCTTCCTCCTGGCAGTGATTCTGGCGGTCGCCCTACACCTTCGACACTCCTCCAGCCCCGCTGCCTGGGGCTGCTTTCAGCCTGGTGTCTGTGTCAAGTCTGGACCCATGGTTCCCCCCAACTACAGTGAGGGAACATTGCCCTATTCCTACAATCTGTGTGTTGCCTCACAATCAGCTAAGGCAGAATTTAATTTTCTCAGCGTCACCCCAGAAATGGCTCCCCCTCAGGATCTCCTCTGCGAAGATGCCTCTTGGGTGCCAAGTAGTAATCACGGAGATCCTGGGGTCCCATTTGCCTCAGGTACTATTTTAAAG AATTGGTGTAGTaactggttaggactctga